From the Hymenobacter yonginensis genome, one window contains:
- a CDS encoding DUF5916 domain-containing protein: protein MPFFFFLLSLLFMAGQAAAQQQPAAAAPPAATTTLAPKKQLQAVRITDAIKLDGLLDEAVWQQAPVATQFIQNRPNPGPPEKHPTEVRILYDDANLYIGAVMHDVSADSILRELTPRDNFGNTDFFGIFLDTYQDKLNGYGFFVTTGGVQMDARYSPAGGEDFNWNAVWDSRTSIRGTDWIAEMRIPYSAIRFSSLPEQQWGLNFMRQRKKENQAFFWNEVKPAVDGFVNQWGTLTGVRDVKPPLRLSLTPYISSYVNHNPLSENGTRPTTTSFNGGADIKWGINESFTLDATLVPDFGQVQSDNQVLNLSPFEVQFNENRQFFTEGTELFTKGNLFYSRRVGATPMGFYDVAVGDKEKLVKNPSETRLLNATKVSGRTSKGLGIGVFNALSNDVYATVRNTESGEEREVLTQPFSNYSILVLDQSLKNNSYVSLINTNVTRAGRTYDANVTGGLFRLANKKNSYAVTGQVNYSRRRGNAFGSDTVQIDNRDGYKYRLDVSKISGNFTYGVAHGIESNTYDPNDLGILFSNNAISQEVYGNYNIYKPFWKVNRLNTYFGVSHSLLYRPTLFQSANFYSGANTTFTKSFLSTGFNLNIDPRSNDYFEPRKEPLGEYYVRVPGSVNVGGYISTDYRKKLAFDVNAGVRTYSRDERLPARPRRMGYGLTISPRYRVNNKLNFRYEADWNLRQNQIGFVNGGLDSEEPLDSAMIRQLGGNVPLGLAPKDVLLGRRQVVTVSNVLSVGYTFTNRMSLTVRTRHYTSTVRYQDFAQLRAGGQETPADYRRNRDNTYNAFNVDAVYSWWFAPGSQVSIVWKNAGTNFLQANEATPLYFDNLSNTINTPHNNNVSIKILYYLDYLALRPRRG from the coding sequence ATGCCCTTTTTTTTCTTCCTGCTGAGCCTGTTGTTCATGGCCGGGCAGGCAGCGGCCCAGCAGCAGCCTGCCGCGGCTGCCCCACCTGCCGCTACCACCACGCTGGCCCCTAAAAAGCAGCTGCAGGCCGTCCGCATCACGGACGCCATCAAGCTCGATGGCCTGCTGGACGAGGCCGTGTGGCAGCAGGCTCCGGTGGCCACGCAGTTCATCCAGAACCGCCCAAACCCCGGCCCGCCCGAGAAGCACCCCACCGAAGTGCGCATCCTCTACGACGACGCCAACCTCTACATTGGGGCGGTGATGCACGACGTGAGTGCCGACTCGATTCTGCGGGAGCTGACTCCGCGCGACAACTTCGGCAACACCGATTTCTTCGGCATCTTCCTCGACACCTACCAGGACAAGCTCAACGGCTACGGTTTTTTCGTGACGACGGGCGGCGTGCAGATGGATGCCCGCTACTCGCCGGCCGGGGGCGAGGATTTCAACTGGAACGCCGTTTGGGACTCGCGCACCAGTATCCGGGGCACCGACTGGATTGCGGAGATGCGCATTCCGTACTCGGCCATCCGCTTCAGCAGCCTACCTGAGCAGCAGTGGGGCCTGAACTTCATGCGCCAGCGCAAAAAGGAAAACCAGGCTTTCTTCTGGAATGAGGTGAAGCCCGCCGTGGATGGCTTCGTGAACCAGTGGGGCACGCTCACCGGCGTGCGCGACGTGAAGCCGCCGCTGCGCCTCTCGCTCACGCCCTACATTTCCAGCTACGTCAACCACAACCCGCTCAGCGAAAACGGCACCCGCCCCACCACTACCAGCTTCAATGGCGGCGCCGACATCAAGTGGGGCATCAACGAAAGCTTCACGCTGGACGCCACGCTGGTGCCCGACTTCGGGCAGGTGCAGAGCGACAACCAGGTGCTCAACCTCTCGCCGTTTGAGGTGCAGTTCAACGAAAACCGTCAGTTCTTCACCGAAGGCACCGAGCTGTTTACCAAGGGCAACCTGTTCTACTCCCGCCGGGTAGGGGCCACGCCCATGGGGTTTTATGACGTGGCCGTAGGCGATAAGGAAAAGCTGGTGAAGAATCCGTCGGAGACGCGGCTGCTGAACGCCACCAAGGTGTCGGGGCGCACCAGCAAGGGTCTGGGTATCGGCGTGTTCAACGCCCTCAGCAACGACGTGTACGCCACCGTGCGCAACACCGAGAGCGGCGAGGAGCGCGAGGTCCTGACGCAGCCGTTCAGCAACTACAGTATTCTGGTGCTCGACCAGAGCCTGAAAAACAACTCCTACGTTTCGCTCATCAACACCAACGTCACGCGCGCCGGCCGCACCTACGATGCCAACGTGACCGGCGGCCTGTTTCGGCTGGCCAACAAGAAGAACTCCTACGCCGTGACGGGCCAGGTGAACTACTCGCGGCGGCGCGGCAACGCCTTCGGCTCCGATACAGTGCAGATCGACAACCGCGACGGCTACAAGTACCGGCTGGACGTGAGCAAAATCAGCGGCAACTTCACCTACGGCGTGGCCCACGGCATCGAGTCGAACACCTACGACCCCAACGACCTGGGTATTCTGTTCAGCAACAACGCTATTTCGCAGGAAGTCTACGGCAACTACAACATCTACAAGCCCTTCTGGAAGGTAAACCGGCTCAATACCTACTTTGGGGTGAGCCACAGCCTGCTGTATCGGCCCACGCTCTTTCAGAGTGCCAACTTCTACAGCGGCGCGAATACCACCTTTACCAAGAGCTTCCTCAGCACTGGATTCAACCTCAATATTGACCCGCGCAGCAACGACTATTTTGAGCCCCGTAAGGAGCCCTTGGGCGAATATTACGTGCGGGTGCCCGGCAGCGTCAACGTGGGTGGCTACATCTCCACCGATTACCGCAAAAAGCTGGCCTTCGACGTGAATGCCGGCGTACGCACCTACTCCCGCGACGAGCGGCTGCCAGCGCGGCCCCGCCGCATGGGCTACGGCCTGACCATTTCGCCGCGCTACCGCGTCAACAACAAGCTCAATTTCCGCTACGAGGCCGACTGGAACCTGCGTCAGAACCAGATCGGCTTCGTCAACGGCGGGCTCGACAGCGAGGAGCCGCTTGATTCGGCCATGATCCGGCAGCTGGGCGGCAATGTGCCGCTGGGACTGGCCCCGAAAGATGTGCTGCTGGGCCGCCGGCAGGTGGTCACGGTGTCCAACGTGCTGTCGGTGGGCTACACCTTCACCAACCGCATGTCCCTGACGGTGCGCACGCGCCACTACACCAGCACCGTGCGCTACCAGGATTTCGCGCAGCTGCGCGCCGGCGGCCAGGAAACGCCCGCCGACTACCGCCGCAACCGCGACAATACCTACAACGCCTTCAACGTGGACGCCGTGTACTCGTGGTGGTTTGCGCCCGGCTCGCAGGTGAGCATCGTCTGGAAAAACGCCGGCACCAACTTCCTGCAGGCCAACGAAGCCACCCCGCTCTACTTCGACAACCTGAGCAACACCATCAACACGCCGCATAACAACAACGTCAGCATCAAGATCCTGTATTACCTCGATTACCTGGCCTTGCGGCCCCGGCGCGGCTAA
- a CDS encoding M56 family metallopeptidase, translated as MSLLEQFGSPALMRALGWTLLHSLWQGALVALAAAALLMLLHRHAAALRYKVAAAALLTLLLLSGITLGYYYSTFRAAPATEAPYSAGSPTDELPGVDATGLGTDVAAVASETGATAAPAPGRLRQLLTTGQLYLERNMPVVVVAWLLGMLAMTLRFLSGLAYVQRLRRYRVAALPAEWQTRLDALVARTALRQPVRILASGLVPGPLVIGWLKPVILLPMSAASGMSGAELEAILAHELAHVLRRDYLFNLLQSVAEILFFYHPAVWFLSNCLRTERENCCDDMATELCGDSLVLAQALASLATLQHAPTRPALTPRLAMAAAGQPGSLLGRVRRLVQHRATAPTFSDGFWAACVVLLSVGVLTTSTVLSLSAASFSTAVVNKGAEALREQFAKGQIKEEAENQVQTETQAEAQALEQTSPDENPEGEALTVNYRGNELKPGSDDTVVVYSQANPKLSTKSGRARLNEIKGLTVVVKNEQGAISEVYVDGKKVPAGELPAYQQALAKSQQTNRGNTLADRRQATRERMAQLSQRMSSAALAGRAPTDADAEELSRLAMAEAGEAMRDQPWANQDEMDERFAGAERALNEQLQNGHLNAEQRAEIRNELQKVQQEKRRMLEQYGQDREQALRDAAQARQDAAQARRDAMQARRDAMQAQLDQDQARRDEDQARRDEEQARRDAKDEIWRQALISELKRDGLIRNPDTYSFSLSATSLTVNGKKQPDAVQQKYRKFYEDRTGRKLSATGSINIQQQSNASARRYSLPAPPSPPSAPAAPAAPSVPAPPAPPRISSDQIREKLRQDGLIEKDAKSFMFQLNDKGLVVNGEPQSAAMADKYRKLLGSSAKSGKGQSTNTSINISVSE; from the coding sequence ATGAGCCTGCTTGAACAATTTGGGTCGCCGGCGCTGATGCGCGCCCTTGGCTGGACGCTGCTGCACTCGTTGTGGCAGGGCGCATTGGTGGCGCTGGCCGCCGCCGCGCTGCTGATGCTGCTGCACCGCCACGCCGCCGCCTTGCGCTACAAGGTGGCCGCCGCCGCCCTGCTCACACTGCTGCTGCTGAGCGGCATCACGCTGGGCTACTACTACAGCACGTTCCGCGCCGCGCCGGCTACGGAGGCGCCGTATTCCGCCGGCAGTCCAACCGATGAGCTGCCGGGCGTAGATGCTACCGGGTTGGGCACTGATGTTGCTGCCGTAGCTTCTGAAACGGGAGCAACTGCCGCGCCGGCTCCCGGCCGGCTGCGCCAGCTGCTGACCACGGGCCAACTGTATCTGGAGCGCAACATGCCGGTGGTGGTGGTGGCCTGGCTGCTGGGCATGCTGGCCATGACGCTCCGCTTTCTGAGCGGCCTGGCCTACGTGCAACGGCTGCGGCGCTACCGGGTGGCCGCGCTGCCCGCCGAGTGGCAAACCCGCCTCGATGCGCTGGTGGCCCGCACGGCCTTGCGCCAGCCGGTGCGCATTCTGGCCTCGGGCCTGGTGCCCGGGCCGCTGGTGATAGGCTGGCTGAAACCCGTGATTCTGCTGCCTATGAGTGCCGCTTCGGGCATGTCGGGGGCCGAGCTGGAGGCTATTCTGGCCCACGAGCTGGCTCACGTGCTGCGCCGCGACTACCTGTTCAATCTGCTGCAGTCGGTGGCCGAAATCCTATTCTTCTACCATCCGGCCGTGTGGTTCCTGTCGAACTGCCTGCGCACCGAGCGCGAAAACTGCTGCGACGACATGGCCACCGAGCTCTGCGGCGACTCACTGGTGCTGGCCCAGGCGTTGGCCTCGCTGGCTACGCTGCAACACGCCCCAACCCGCCCGGCTCTCACGCCGCGGCTGGCTATGGCGGCCGCCGGCCAGCCCGGCTCGCTGCTGGGGCGGGTGCGCCGCCTAGTGCAGCACCGCGCCACGGCGCCCACGTTTTCGGATGGGTTCTGGGCGGCCTGCGTGGTGCTGCTGAGCGTGGGCGTACTCACGACCAGCACCGTGCTGTCGCTGAGCGCCGCCTCGTTCAGCACGGCCGTGGTGAACAAGGGTGCGGAAGCGCTGCGGGAGCAGTTTGCTAAAGGCCAGATCAAAGAAGAAGCAGAAAATCAGGTGCAAACGGAAACCCAGGCCGAAGCACAGGCGCTGGAGCAAACCAGCCCCGACGAGAATCCGGAAGGCGAGGCCCTGACGGTCAACTACCGCGGCAATGAGCTGAAGCCAGGCTCCGATGATACGGTGGTGGTGTACAGCCAGGCCAATCCCAAGCTGTCCACCAAATCCGGCCGGGCCCGCCTCAACGAAATCAAGGGGCTGACGGTGGTGGTGAAAAACGAGCAGGGCGCTATTTCGGAGGTGTACGTGGATGGCAAGAAGGTGCCGGCCGGCGAGCTGCCCGCCTACCAGCAGGCCCTCGCCAAATCCCAGCAGACCAACCGTGGCAACACCCTCGCCGACCGCCGCCAAGCCACCCGTGAGCGGATGGCGCAGCTTTCGCAGCGCATGAGCAGCGCCGCGCTGGCCGGCCGCGCCCCCACCGACGCCGACGCCGAGGAACTCTCGCGCCTGGCCATGGCCGAGGCTGGCGAGGCTATGCGCGACCAGCCCTGGGCCAACCAGGACGAGATGGATGAGCGCTTTGCCGGTGCCGAAAGAGCGCTGAATGAGCAGCTGCAGAACGGCCACCTCAATGCTGAGCAGCGGGCCGAGATTCGCAACGAGCTGCAGAAAGTGCAGCAGGAAAAGCGCCGAATGCTGGAGCAGTATGGCCAAGACCGGGAGCAGGCCCTGCGCGACGCGGCCCAGGCCCGCCAGGACGCCGCCCAGGCGCGCCGGGATGCCATGCAGGCCCGCCGCGACGCCATGCAGGCCCAACTCGACCAGGACCAGGCGCGCCGGGATGAAGACCAGGCCCGCCGCGACGAGGAGCAGGCCCGCCGCGACGCCAAAGACGAAATATGGCGCCAGGCGCTGATCAGCGAGCTGAAGCGTGATGGCCTGATCCGGAACCCGGACACCTACAGCTTCTCGCTCAGCGCTACCAGCCTTACCGTGAACGGCAAAAAGCAGCCCGACGCCGTGCAGCAGAAGTACCGCAAGTTCTACGAAGACCGGACCGGCCGCAAGCTCAGCGCCACCGGCTCCATCAACATTCAGCAGCAGAGCAACGCGAGTGCCCGCCGCTACAGCCTGCCGGCGCCGCCCAGCCCGCCAAGCGCACCGGCTGCCCCTGCCGCGCCATCGGTGCCGGCGCCCCCGGCCCCTCCACGCATCAGCTCCGACCAGATCCGGGAAAAGCTGCGCCAGGACGGGCTGATTGAGAAAGACGCCAAAAGCTTCATGTTTCAGCTCAACGACAAAGGGCTGGTGGTGAACGGCGAGCCGCAGTCGGCGGCTATGGCCGACAAATACCGCAAGCTGCTGGGCAGCAGCGCCAAATCCGGCAAAGGCCAGTCGACCAACACCAGTATCAATATTTCTGTGAGTGAATAA
- a CDS encoding BlaI/MecI/CopY family transcriptional regulator: MSEKPIPKPTDSELEILQVLWQHGPSTVRFVNDQLSQKREVGYTTTLKILQLMLDKVLVLREDDSKTHVYRAAVREEETQGLLLDRFVDAAFGGSAMKLVMQALGTRSTSSDELAQIRGLLNEIEQQRRSTSNDSSDEPA; the protein is encoded by the coding sequence ATGAGTGAAAAACCCATTCCCAAGCCCACCGACTCGGAGCTGGAGATACTGCAGGTGCTGTGGCAGCACGGCCCCAGCACGGTCCGGTTCGTGAACGACCAGCTGAGCCAGAAGCGCGAGGTTGGCTACACCACCACACTCAAGATCCTGCAACTGATGCTGGACAAGGTTCTGGTGCTGCGCGAAGACGACAGCAAAACCCACGTGTACCGGGCTGCCGTGCGCGAGGAGGAAACCCAGGGCCTGCTCCTCGACCGGTTCGTGGATGCCGCCTTCGGGGGCTCGGCCATGAAGCTGGTGATGCAGGCGCTGGGCACGCGCTCCACTTCTTCCGACGAGCTGGCCCAGATCCGGGGCCTGCTCAATGAAATCGAACAACAGCGTCGTTCCACCTCCAACGATTCCTCCGATGAGCCTGCTTGA
- the folB gene encoding dihydroneopterin aldolase encodes MGQIALEGMEFFAFHGYYDEEQKIGNKYGVDLYIRTDLHAAGASDKLHETVNYEVLYRVVAEEMRAPARLLEHVGHRVLDRVLLEFPHVRSVKVSVSKFNPPLGGICHRARVTLTRRRGEAHGR; translated from the coding sequence ATGGGCCAGATTGCACTGGAAGGCATGGAGTTTTTCGCGTTTCACGGCTACTACGACGAGGAGCAGAAAATCGGCAACAAGTACGGCGTCGACCTCTACATCCGCACCGACCTGCACGCCGCCGGCGCTTCCGACAAGCTCCACGAAACCGTGAACTACGAAGTGCTCTACCGCGTGGTGGCCGAGGAAATGCGGGCCCCGGCGCGTTTGCTGGAGCACGTCGGCCACCGCGTGCTGGACCGCGTGCTGCTGGAGTTTCCGCACGTGCGCTCCGTGAAGGTGAGCGTGTCGAAGTTCAACCCGCCACTGGGCGGCATCTGCCACCGGGCCCGCGTCACGCTCACGCGCCGCCGGGGCGAGGCGCATGGCCGATAG
- a CDS encoding DivIVA domain-containing protein, translating into MKITALDIRQKTFEKAFRGLDKDEVQAFLLTLSQQWERMGDENRELRVKLDHATQDVSKMREVETSLYRTLKTAEDTGNSITEQAQRDAELRIREAQLKAEQLLADARQKARLLVEDAYQQAEKTVAEMQKEVSGLGQECQRLEAQLDSLVRDLHHLASDALDKVEKAKARPKASTAAILSRAASVKVTRTSSDSPENPAPMFVSTASTSSAAAVAGGSAASFGGSAPAFPAARPTAQPGAYNPKPGQQPEPGQPEKPEQPNQPNKPNQPDPEIERPGSPVPGAPNPDVQPDVRPGRTEQPEIPQPVQPMHPGQNDQPVMQAAAVTAEKSFFDEI; encoded by the coding sequence ATGAAAATTACGGCCCTCGATATCCGTCAGAAAACCTTTGAAAAAGCCTTCCGGGGCCTTGATAAAGACGAAGTGCAGGCGTTTCTGCTCACCCTTTCGCAGCAGTGGGAGCGGATGGGCGACGAAAACCGCGAGTTGCGCGTGAAGCTCGACCACGCCACCCAGGACGTGAGCAAGATGCGCGAGGTAGAAACCAGCCTCTACCGCACCCTCAAAACCGCCGAAGACACCGGCAACAGCATTACCGAGCAGGCCCAGCGCGACGCCGAGCTGCGCATCCGCGAAGCCCAGCTGAAAGCCGAGCAGCTACTGGCCGACGCCCGCCAGAAAGCCCGCCTGCTGGTGGAAGACGCCTATCAGCAGGCCGAGAAAACGGTGGCCGAGATGCAGAAGGAAGTGAGCGGCCTGGGCCAGGAGTGCCAGCGCCTCGAAGCCCAGCTCGACAGCCTCGTGCGCGACCTGCACCACCTGGCCTCCGATGCGCTGGATAAGGTGGAAAAAGCCAAGGCCCGGCCCAAAGCCAGCACGGCGGCCATCCTTTCGCGGGCAGCCAGCGTAAAAGTGACCCGGACCTCGTCCGATTCACCTGAAAACCCTGCCCCAATGTTCGTTTCCACTGCTTCTACTTCGTCGGCCGCGGCCGTAGCCGGCGGTTCTGCTGCTTCGTTTGGCGGCTCGGCCCCGGCTTTTCCGGCGGCCCGCCCCACGGCCCAGCCCGGCGCCTACAACCCCAAGCCCGGCCAGCAGCCCGAGCCCGGCCAGCCGGAAAAGCCCGAGCAGCCCAACCAGCCTAATAAGCCCAACCAGCCCGACCCCGAAATTGAGCGTCCCGGCTCCCCGGTGCCCGGCGCCCCCAACCCCGATGTGCAGCCCGACGTGCGGCCCGGCCGCACCGAGCAGCCAGAAATTCCGCAGCCGGTACAGCCCATGCACCCCGGCCAGAATGATCAGCCCGTGATGCAAGCCGCGGCCGTAACGGCCGAGAAATCGTTTTTCGACGAAATCTAG
- a CDS encoding WD40 repeat domain-containing protein, which yields MPFLHRPQAHKLTALTGHLDCVYTLAGTPGSDTFYSAGADGLVAAWRAAEDAQDGELVAKVENSVYALLHLPQHDLLLIGHNFQGVQGISLSEKKLAFATALPPAAIFDMVYSEARQRLYVALGDGTLAVLRAPDWRVETLLRLSDKSLRCLALHEERNELAVGGSDWQLRLLDADSLAVRRQWEGGTNSIFTAAYSPDGRYLLTAGRDAHLRRWDLAADCAEQLSIVAHLFTINHLAFSPDGSLLATCSMDKSIKLWDAETLQLLRVLDKARHAGHGTSVNKLFWPGRQNRLVSCSDDRSLAVWQLSSGN from the coding sequence ATGCCGTTTCTCCATCGTCCGCAGGCCCACAAGCTCACGGCCCTCACCGGCCACCTCGACTGCGTTTACACCCTGGCCGGCACCCCCGGTTCCGACACGTTCTACTCGGCCGGCGCCGATGGCCTAGTTGCCGCCTGGCGCGCCGCTGAGGATGCGCAGGACGGCGAGCTGGTGGCGAAGGTGGAAAACTCGGTGTACGCCCTGCTGCACCTGCCGCAACACGATTTGCTGCTCATCGGCCACAATTTCCAGGGCGTGCAGGGCATCAGCCTGAGCGAGAAGAAGCTGGCGTTTGCCACAGCGCTGCCCCCGGCGGCTATCTTCGATATGGTGTACTCAGAAGCGCGCCAACGGCTGTACGTGGCCCTCGGCGACGGTACGCTGGCCGTGCTGCGCGCCCCCGACTGGCGCGTGGAAACCCTGCTGCGGCTCTCCGACAAAAGCCTGCGCTGCCTGGCCCTGCACGAGGAGCGCAACGAGCTGGCCGTGGGCGGCTCCGACTGGCAGCTGCGCCTGCTCGATGCCGACTCGCTGGCCGTGCGGCGGCAGTGGGAGGGCGGCACCAATTCCATCTTCACGGCTGCCTACTCGCCCGATGGCCGCTACCTGCTCACGGCCGGCCGCGACGCCCACCTGCGCCGCTGGGACCTGGCCGCCGACTGCGCCGAGCAGCTCAGCATCGTGGCCCACCTGTTCACCATCAACCACCTCGCCTTCAGCCCCGACGGCTCCCTGCTGGCCACCTGCAGCATGGACAAAAGCATCAAGCTCTGGGACGCCGAAACGCTGCAGCTGCTGCGCGTGCTGGACAAAGCGCGCCACGCCGGCCACGGCACCTCCGTCAACAAGTTGTTTTGGCCGGGAAGGCAGAATAGGCTAGTTTCGTGTAGCGACGACCGCAGCCTGGCCGTGTGGCAGCTTAGCAGCGGAAACTAA
- a CDS encoding 4'-phosphopantetheinyl transferase superfamily protein codes for MPLHSLTPLSGHALLGLWQLTEPPEALWPLLPQPLHYTARFPQGRHEDRARQWLAGRVLAHQLLRELTDVPATLHSDANGRPYFAELPAWGVSLSHSGEWVAAVVARDAAVGIDIELERPKALKLAPRFLSEAERADAGSDAAKHSVYWSAKETLYKLHSRRGLVFKEQLLLDPFRLREAGVLTGHLLLENSRSQHQIHYQRPAPDYVLTYCVE; via the coding sequence ATGCCGCTTCACTCCCTCACTCCCCTATCCGGCCATGCGCTGCTGGGCTTGTGGCAGCTCACCGAGCCGCCGGAAGCGCTCTGGCCGCTGCTGCCGCAGCCACTGCACTATACGGCCCGCTTCCCGCAGGGCCGCCACGAAGACCGGGCCCGGCAGTGGCTGGCGGGCCGGGTGCTGGCCCATCAGCTGCTGCGCGAGCTGACCGACGTTCCCGCCACTCTGCACAGCGACGCCAACGGCCGCCCGTACTTCGCCGAACTGCCCGCCTGGGGCGTGTCGTTGTCGCACTCCGGCGAGTGGGTGGCGGCGGTGGTGGCCCGCGACGCCGCAGTTGGCATAGATATTGAATTGGAACGCCCCAAAGCCCTGAAGTTGGCGCCGCGGTTTCTATCGGAAGCCGAACGGGCCGACGCTGGCAGCGACGCCGCCAAGCATAGTGTGTACTGGAGTGCCAAGGAAACACTGTATAAGCTGCACAGCCGCCGGGGCCTAGTGTTCAAGGAGCAATTGTTGCTCGACCCGTTCAGGCTGCGGGAGGCAGGTGTGTTGACGGGACACCTGCTCCTCGAAAACTCCCGCAGCCAACACCAGATCCATTATCAGCGCCCGGCTCCCGATTACGTACTAACTTACTGCGTGGAGTAA
- a CDS encoding redoxin domain-containing protein: MSIRRISILAAATLLFCTVAAVGVARAQGGRTVSDFSLRSATNTEVALKSYAGSKAVVVVFLNPNCAYSKLYQNRLAALNTQFSGRGVQFLFINAPINLEASADIAEAEKLKIKATADLPLLTDEGQKVSALLGATKTPEVVVLQPVGDGFAVRYKGAIDDNPLVESDVQERYVQQALTNLLAGRPVGVADKRGAGCLIKRN, from the coding sequence ATGTCCATTCGCCGAATTTCCATCCTGGCTGCCGCCACGCTCCTGTTTTGCACGGTTGCGGCTGTTGGGGTGGCCCGGGCCCAGGGCGGGCGCACCGTCAGCGACTTCAGCCTGCGCAGCGCCACCAACACCGAAGTAGCTCTGAAAAGCTACGCCGGCAGCAAGGCCGTGGTGGTGGTGTTCCTCAACCCGAACTGCGCCTACTCCAAGCTCTACCAAAACCGGCTTGCTGCCCTGAACACGCAGTTTAGCGGCCGGGGCGTGCAGTTCCTGTTCATCAATGCCCCCATCAACCTCGAAGCCAGCGCCGACATAGCCGAGGCTGAGAAGCTGAAAATCAAAGCCACCGCCGACCTGCCCCTGCTCACAGACGAAGGCCAGAAGGTCAGCGCCCTGCTGGGAGCCACCAAAACGCCCGAAGTGGTGGTGCTGCAGCCCGTCGGCGACGGGTTTGCCGTGCGCTACAAAGGTGCCATCGACGACAACCCGCTGGTGGAAAGCGACGTGCAGGAGCGCTACGTGCAGCAGGCCCTCACCAACCTGCTGGCCGGCCGCCCCGTGGGCGTAGCCGACAAGCGCGGCGCCGGCTGCCTGATTAAGCGCAACTAG
- a CDS encoding S41 family peptidase encodes MGFSSRFWGVLLSGFGVAAPAFSQQTAPVSALTRQYTPAQLRHDLEVLHQTVKAGHLGARTYHSPAYLDSCAAAVQAQLTQPLTEREFRALLRPYVAALGCGHTAVQASEASQAAAKRATPFVLPLQLAPVAGRLVVVATPGLRPGLLQPGDEVLALNQRPAPEVLQGMLRQVPSDGLNQTHALNAVRRNTYAYYANAFGLPEEHVLQVRAANGTERTLRLTAADVDTAQANQQARAARQPAPGRLLQRHGSNSLRLLPQDSSVAVLDLNTLSGSQKSFYKAAFRALQQRPVRALVLDLRDNGGGQAFGGNALLRYLLPAPFQFVFETGPEQRKVRRQLAMGFWERATPGLMSTNPLQTWQRGRHQFVFRFRPSRQLHYNGPVYVLTNGGTFSMASYVAAYLKHRAGATVVGEETGGGEAGSNAMLSGRLRLPETGQLVHFPVYRVVHQIPAGPDTGRGVLPTVPVTYSAADLVQGHDRDLATVLELIAARAAK; translated from the coding sequence ATGGGTTTCTCTTCTCGCTTTTGGGGTGTATTATTGAGCGGATTCGGCGTCGCTGCCCCCGCTTTTTCCCAGCAGACCGCGCCTGTTTCGGCTCTCACCCGCCAGTACACGCCCGCCCAACTCCGCCACGACCTGGAGGTGCTGCACCAGACCGTGAAGGCCGGCCACCTGGGCGCCCGCACTTATCATTCGCCCGCCTACCTCGATTCCTGCGCGGCCGCAGTGCAGGCCCAGCTTACGCAGCCCCTCACCGAGCGGGAGTTTCGGGCGCTGCTGCGGCCCTACGTAGCGGCGCTGGGCTGCGGCCATACCGCGGTGCAGGCCTCGGAAGCCTCACAGGCGGCGGCTAAGCGCGCTACGCCGTTTGTGCTGCCGCTGCAGCTGGCGCCGGTAGCGGGGCGGCTGGTGGTGGTGGCCACGCCCGGCCTGCGCCCCGGCCTGCTGCAGCCCGGTGACGAAGTGCTGGCCCTCAACCAGCGCCCGGCGCCCGAGGTGCTGCAGGGCATGCTCCGCCAAGTGCCCTCCGACGGCCTCAACCAGACGCACGCCCTCAACGCCGTGCGCCGCAACACCTACGCCTACTACGCCAACGCCTTCGGGCTGCCCGAGGAACACGTGCTGCAGGTGCGCGCCGCCAACGGCACCGAGCGGACGCTCCGCCTGACGGCCGCCGACGTGGATACCGCCCAGGCCAACCAGCAGGCGCGGGCCGCCCGCCAGCCCGCGCCCGGCCGGCTACTGCAGCGCCACGGCAGCAACAGCCTGCGCCTGCTGCCCCAGGACTCGTCTGTGGCGGTGCTGGACCTGAACACGCTCAGCGGCTCGCAGAAGTCGTTTTACAAAGCCGCCTTCCGGGCGCTGCAGCAACGGCCGGTGCGTGCCCTGGTGCTCGATCTGCGCGACAACGGCGGCGGCCAGGCGTTTGGGGGCAATGCGCTGCTACGCTACCTGCTGCCGGCCCCGTTCCAGTTTGTGTTTGAAACTGGCCCCGAGCAGCGCAAGGTGCGCCGGCAGCTGGCAATGGGCTTCTGGGAGCGGGCCACCCCGGGCCTGATGAGCACCAACCCGCTCCAGACCTGGCAGCGGGGCCGCCACCAGTTTGTGTTCCGGTTTCGGCCGAGCCGCCAGCTGCACTACAATGGGCCGGTGTACGTCCTCACCAACGGTGGCACGTTCTCGATGGCCAGCTACGTGGCCGCCTACCTCAAGCACCGCGCCGGCGCCACGGTGGTAGGTGAGGAAACCGGGGGCGGTGAGGCGGGCTCCAACGCCATGCTCTCGGGGCGGTTGCGCCTGCCCGAAACCGGGCAGCTCGTCCACTTCCCGGTGTATCGGGTGGTGCACCAGATACCCGCCGGCCCCGATACCGGCCGGGGCGTGCTGCCCACCGTGCCCGTCACGTACTCCGCCGCCGACCTCGTGCAGGGCCACGACCGGGACCTGGCCACTGTGCTGGAGCTGATTGCCGCCCGGGCAGCCAAGTAA